Proteins from a single region of Parasedimentitalea psychrophila:
- a CDS encoding 2-aminoethylphosphonate--pyruvate transaminase yields MTSPNSTLPAPRLGEPYLLTPGPLTTSFPVKEAMLRDWGSWDDDFRAMTAEMRRRLLAMLGQGAEDFDCVPMQGSGTFSVEAMLGSFVPRDGKVLVLANGAYGQRTVQTLEYLGRDHVVLDKGDYLPPRGDEVAQILADDPAITHVVAIHCETSSGILNPVEEISQVTYAAGRKLLVDSMSAFGAIPLEVAQVRYEALVSSANKCIEGVPGFGFIIARKSELEAAKGNSTSMSLDVHAQWATMNKTGQWRFTPPTHVVAAFLVALRAHEAEGGVEGRGARYARNRDVMVAGLRGLGFETLLKDRWLSPIIVTFFCPEDPKFVFAEFYALMKAKGFIIYPGKLTVVDSFRVGCIGQMDEHVMRQVVAAARDTLAEMGVKSATPPARALEERAKLAA; encoded by the coding sequence ATGACTAGCCCAAACAGCACGCTTCCAGCCCCCCGATTGGGCGAGCCATATTTGTTGACACCGGGGCCGTTGACGACCTCATTCCCGGTAAAAGAGGCGATGCTGCGCGACTGGGGCAGCTGGGACGATGACTTTCGCGCCATGACCGCCGAAATGCGCCGCCGTCTTTTGGCGATGCTGGGGCAGGGGGCAGAGGATTTTGACTGCGTGCCAATGCAGGGCAGCGGCACCTTCTCGGTTGAGGCGATGCTGGGCAGCTTTGTGCCGCGTGACGGCAAGGTTCTGGTGCTGGCCAATGGCGCCTACGGCCAGCGAACAGTACAGACCCTTGAGTATCTGGGCCGCGATCACGTGGTGTTGGACAAAGGCGATTATCTGCCACCGCGCGGCGATGAAGTGGCGCAAATTCTGGCCGATGACCCGGCGATCACCCATGTGGTGGCGATCCACTGCGAAACCAGCTCGGGCATCTTGAACCCGGTCGAGGAAATCTCGCAGGTGACCTATGCTGCGGGCCGCAAACTGCTGGTCGACAGCATGTCGGCCTTTGGCGCGATCCCACTAGAGGTGGCGCAGGTCAGATACGAGGCGCTGGTGTCCTCGGCCAATAAATGCATCGAGGGCGTTCCCGGATTTGGCTTTATCATCGCCCGCAAAAGCGAGCTGGAAGCGGCCAAGGGCAACAGCACCTCGATGAGCCTGGATGTGCATGCGCAATGGGCCACAATGAACAAAACCGGCCAGTGGCGGTTCACCCCGCCCACCCATGTGGTGGCCGCCTTTCTTGTGGCGCTGCGCGCCCACGAGGCCGAGGGCGGGGTTGAGGGCCGTGGCGCACGCTATGCCCGCAACCGTGATGTGATGGTGGCCGGCCTGCGCGGCTTGGGCTTTGAAACCCTGCTCAAAGACCGCTGGCTGTCGCCGATCATTGTGACCTTTTTCTGCCCGGAGGATCCAAAATTCGTCTTTGCCGAATTTTACGCTCTGATGAAGGCAAAGGGCTTTATCATCTATCCTGGCAAGCTCACCGTGGTGGACAGTTTCCGCGTCGGCTGTATCGGTCAGATGGATGAACATGTTATGCGGCAGGTGGTTGCCGCAGCTAGGGATACTCTGGCAGAGATGGGCGTGAAATCCGCGACCCCTCCGGCCCGAGCACTGGAAGAACGCGCCAAGCTGGCGGCCTGA
- the pbfA gene encoding (R)-1-hydroxy-2-aminoethylphosphonate ammonia-lyase — protein sequence MKIKLVHTEGESNTSDARKIWLKQSIGPKSAPLLARDSDAFLHQSLSSPCVSTIARADGIWIEDMDGRRLMDFHGNSVHHIGYGHPRLVAAIKAQLDDLPFAPRRFTNDPAVELAEKLAEIAPGDLCKTLFTTGGSDANEVALKIARAATGRFKTISFWDAFHGAGMGASSVGGEATFRSHIAGPLLPGCEHVAPFHPSRCPYGHKTLEDSAMACANMIDYVLEREGDVSAVIAEAMRAVPIVPPPGFWKAVRAACDRHGALLILDEIPTGLGKTGKMFCCEHDGIVPDILTVGKALGGGILPIAACIVRPELDVCGDFAIGHYTHEKNPVTARAALTTIQIIQDEGLVDRAAELGHYALERLHDQLGDCPIVSDIRGRGLMFGIEIVTDRTDKTPDVARAEMIYYASLAAGLSFKISAGSVLTLSPPLTISRGDLDRALDIVVTAIKDSLG from the coding sequence ATGAAAATCAAACTTGTTCACACCGAAGGGGAGTCCAATACCTCGGACGCCCGCAAGATCTGGCTGAAGCAATCCATCGGGCCAAAATCCGCGCCGCTTCTGGCCCGCGATTCAGATGCCTTTCTGCATCAAAGCCTGTCCAGCCCCTGCGTCAGCACCATCGCACGCGCGGATGGCATCTGGATCGAGGACATGGACGGTCGCCGGTTGATGGATTTCCACGGCAACTCGGTGCATCACATCGGCTATGGCCATCCCAGACTGGTGGCGGCGATCAAGGCGCAACTGGATGATCTGCCCTTTGCGCCGCGCCGCTTTACCAATGATCCAGCGGTGGAGCTGGCCGAGAAACTGGCCGAGATTGCCCCCGGAGATCTGTGCAAAACCCTGTTTACCACCGGTGGTTCCGACGCCAACGAGGTAGCGTTGAAAATTGCCCGCGCCGCAACGGGGCGTTTCAAAACCATATCGTTCTGGGATGCCTTTCACGGCGCCGGCATGGGGGCGTCCTCGGTTGGCGGCGAGGCGACGTTTCGCAGCCATATCGCCGGGCCCCTGTTGCCGGGATGCGAACATGTGGCACCGTTCCACCCCAGCCGTTGCCCCTATGGTCACAAAACGCTGGAAGACAGCGCCATGGCCTGTGCCAATATGATCGACTATGTGCTGGAGCGTGAAGGCGATGTATCTGCCGTCATCGCCGAGGCGATGCGGGCGGTGCCAATCGTGCCGCCTCCGGGGTTCTGGAAGGCCGTGCGTGCGGCCTGTGATCGCCACGGTGCCCTGCTGATCCTGGATGAAATCCCCACCGGTCTGGGCAAAACCGGCAAGATGTTTTGCTGCGAACATGACGGGATCGTGCCGGATATCCTGACGGTGGGCAAAGCCCTGGGCGGTGGTATTCTGCCCATCGCTGCCTGCATTGTGCGCCCTGAACTGGATGTCTGCGGTGACTTTGCCATCGGTCACTATACCCACGAGAAAAACCCGGTCACTGCACGGGCCGCTCTGACTACCATCCAGATCATCCAGGACGAGGGTCTGGTGGACCGCGCAGCTGAACTTGGGCACTACGCGCTTGAGCGGCTGCATGATCAGTTGGGCGATTGTCCCATCGTCAGCGATATTCGCGGTCGGGGCCTGATGTTCGGCATTGAGATCGTCACTGACCGCACCGATAAAACCCCTGACGTTGCTCGGGCTGAGATGATCTACTATGCCTCACTGGCCGCCGGACTCAGCTTTAAAATCTCGGCGGGTTCCGTGTTGACCTTGTCGCCACCGCTGACGATTTCGCGCGGGGATCTGGACCGGGCACTGGATATCGTTGTCACCGCAATCAAGGATTCCCTGGGGTGA
- a CDS encoding DMT family transporter has protein sequence MSSTIVLIVLGAAFLHAFWNAVVKGAGDKTLTLGLIALGHVGPGLILVTMFPSPGWDVLPYVIASTVIHWGYYFLLNVAYRLGDLSMIYPITRGMSPVLIALGAQFWLGETLPALAWGGVLIISAGVLILTKGIVRGGMSRKGIAAAMAAAVIVASYSLVDGVGVRLADNAMGYIGWLYISELTVAVFVFSTRWQRLREMSLKSCALGYLGGVLSGTAYGLVLYANTMAPLGMVSAVRETSVIFAAMIGVMWFGEGPKRRRLLAAVVVSVGIICIGLTK, from the coding sequence GTGAGCAGCACAATTGTTCTTATCGTTCTGGGGGCTGCCTTTTTGCACGCGTTCTGGAATGCGGTGGTCAAAGGGGCAGGCGACAAGACCCTCACCCTGGGTCTGATCGCGCTGGGGCACGTGGGGCCGGGGCTTATTCTGGTCACCATGTTCCCGTCTCCGGGCTGGGATGTGCTGCCCTATGTGATTGCGTCTACGGTGATCCACTGGGGATATTATTTCCTGCTGAACGTGGCGTATCGGCTGGGCGATCTAAGCATGATCTACCCGATCACCCGAGGCATGTCGCCGGTGCTGATTGCGCTGGGGGCGCAGTTTTGGCTGGGCGAGACATTGCCCGCCTTGGCCTGGGGCGGGGTGCTGATCATTTCGGCAGGTGTTTTGATCCTGACCAAGGGGATCGTGCGCGGCGGCATGTCGCGCAAAGGGATTGCGGCGGCGATGGCGGCGGCGGTGATCGTTGCGTCGTATTCCCTAGTGGATGGCGTTGGGGTGCGTCTTGCGGACAATGCCATGGGCTACATCGGCTGGCTCTATATCTCGGAACTGACAGTGGCAGTATTTGTCTTCTCGACCCGCTGGCAGCGGCTGAGAGAGATGTCACTGAAAAGCTGCGCCTTGGGATATCTGGGCGGGGTGCTTTCGGGCACGGCCTACGGGCTGGTGCTCTATGCCAATACAATGGCGCCGCTTGGCATGGTCTCGGCGGTGCGCGAGACCTCTGTTATTTTTGCCGCGATGATTGGGGTGATGTGGTTTGGCGAGGGCCCCAAACGCCGCCGTCTGCTGGCGGCGGTTGTGGTATCTGTGGGCATCATCTGCATCGGATTGACCAAATAG
- the phnA gene encoding phosphonoacetate hydrolase, which translates to MTIQSPIEANGRIYPTPKVCAIAICLDGCEPEYLDKAIADGLMPTLKRMRETGTNRLAHSVIPSFTNPNNLSIATGRPPSVHGICGNFLYEPETGEEVMMNDVRFLRAPTVFAKFYEAGAKVAIVTAKDKLRALLGAGLSFDDDRAKCFSAEKSDTSTVAVHGQDAASTWLGMAQPEVYSADLSEFVFAAGVKLLADWQPDVMYLTTTDYVQHKYAPDQADAKSFYEMFDKYLTQLDEMGAAIVVTADHGMKPKHLADGSPAVIYVQDVLDEWLGEAAARVILPITDPYVVHHGALGSFATAYLPEGADRNDVIARLQAIDGMTDVLTRERAVEKFELPADRIGDIVMVSGENICIGTSEHRHDLAALNEPLRSHGGLTEQVVPFIVNRVIDLGNKPDLRNFDALFYATTAAAL; encoded by the coding sequence ATGACTATTCAATCCCCTATCGAAGCCAACGGCCGCATCTATCCCACCCCCAAGGTTTGCGCGATTGCGATCTGTCTGGACGGCTGCGAGCCGGAATACCTGGACAAGGCCATCGCCGATGGTCTGATGCCAACGCTGAAGCGCATGCGCGAGACCGGCACCAACCGGCTGGCCCACTCGGTGATCCCGTCCTTCACCAACCCCAACAATCTGTCCATCGCCACCGGCCGCCCGCCAAGCGTTCACGGCATCTGCGGCAATTTTCTCTACGAGCCGGAAACCGGTGAAGAAGTGATGATGAACGACGTGCGCTTCCTGCGCGCCCCCACCGTGTTCGCCAAATTCTACGAGGCCGGCGCCAAGGTGGCGATTGTTACCGCCAAGGACAAGCTGCGCGCATTGCTGGGGGCAGGCCTGTCGTTCGACGATGACCGCGCCAAATGTTTCTCGGCCGAGAAATCGGACACTTCCACCGTCGCCGTGCACGGTCAGGACGCCGCCAGCACATGGCTGGGCATGGCGCAGCCCGAGGTCTATTCGGCTGATCTGTCGGAATTTGTCTTTGCTGCGGGTGTCAAACTACTGGCGGATTGGCAGCCGGACGTGATGTATCTGACCACCACCGACTACGTGCAGCACAAATACGCACCCGATCAGGCGGATGCAAAATCCTTCTATGAAATGTTCGACAAGTACCTGACCCAGCTGGATGAAATGGGCGCTGCGATTGTTGTTACCGCCGATCACGGTATGAAACCCAAGCACCTGGCTGATGGCTCTCCCGCCGTGATCTATGTGCAGGACGTGCTGGACGAATGGCTGGGCGAGGCCGCGGCGCGGGTGATCCTGCCGATCACCGACCCTTACGTCGTACACCACGGCGCGCTGGGGTCCTTTGCCACCGCCTATCTGCCCGAAGGCGCCGACCGCAACGACGTCATTGCCCGGCTGCAAGCCATCGACGGCATGACCGATGTTCTGACCCGCGAACGTGCGGTTGAGAAGTTTGAACTGCCCGCCGACCGCATTGGCGATATCGTGATGGTCTCCGGTGAAAACATCTGCATCGGCACCTCTGAACACCGCCACGATCTGGCGGCGCTGAACGAACCGCTGCGCAGCCACGGTGGATTGACCGAGCAGGTGGTGCCCTTCATCGTCAACCGGGTGATTGATCTGGGCAATAAGCCGGATCTGCGCAACTTTGATGCTTTGTTTTACGCCACCACTGCAGCGGCGCTTTGA
- the phnY gene encoding phosphonoacetaldehyde dehydrogenase, producing MSKTEIRHEGMRIGGEIVFTDAVIEVKYPYTDEVIGTVPAGTAEHAKRAFEIAAAYKSKLSRYERSQILQRAGELIGERREYLAKWLVLELGICHQHALYETKRAQDVYQFAASQALQDDGQIFSCDLTHNGKERKIFTKREPVRAISAITPFNHPLNMVSHKIAPSIATNNCMVCKPTELTPLTAIALADILYEAGLPPEMFQIVTGLPQDIGEEMMLNENIDIITFTGGVPVGKLIASKAGYKRQALELGGNDPLIICNDLTDEDLEKAATIAVAGATGNSGQRCTAIKRILVQHSVADRFVPLVLEKAKAIKFGDPQDPETQLGCVIHAQAAELFENRVYQAEKEGAKILYHPGRRGALLPPIVVDHVPHDSELVMEETFGPIIPIVRVPDDDVEVMAISNSTEFGLSSGVCTNDLNRAISYINGLDVGTCNIWEQPGYRIETSPFGGIKDSGNAVKEGVTEAMKFFTNVKTYSLPWPN from the coding sequence ATGAGCAAAACAGAAATCCGACACGAAGGTATGCGCATCGGTGGAGAGATTGTCTTTACCGACGCGGTCATCGAGGTGAAGTATCCCTATACCGATGAGGTGATCGGCACAGTGCCTGCGGGCACTGCCGAACACGCCAAGCGGGCCTTTGAAATCGCCGCTGCCTACAAGTCCAAACTCAGCCGCTATGAGCGCAGCCAGATCCTGCAGCGGGCGGGTGAGCTGATCGGCGAACGGCGCGAGTATCTGGCCAAATGGCTGGTGCTGGAGCTGGGCATCTGCCACCAGCACGCCCTGTATGAGACCAAGCGGGCGCAGGATGTCTATCAGTTTGCCGCGTCACAGGCGCTGCAGGACGATGGCCAGATTTTCTCGTGCGATCTGACCCATAACGGTAAAGAGCGCAAAATCTTTACCAAGCGGGAGCCGGTGCGGGCGATCAGCGCGATCACCCCGTTCAACCACCCGCTGAACATGGTCAGCCACAAGATCGCGCCGTCGATTGCCACTAACAATTGCATGGTGTGCAAACCAACCGAGCTGACTCCGCTGACGGCGATCGCGCTGGCCGACATTCTGTACGAAGCCGGGTTGCCGCCGGAAATGTTCCAGATTGTCACCGGCTTGCCGCAGGATATCGGCGAAGAGATGATGCTTAATGAAAATATCGACATCATCACCTTCACCGGTGGGGTGCCAGTGGGCAAGCTGATCGCCTCCAAGGCGGGCTATAAACGTCAGGCGCTGGAGCTGGGCGGCAATGACCCGCTGATCATCTGCAACGATTTGACGGACGAAGATCTGGAAAAGGCCGCCACAATCGCTGTGGCTGGGGCCACCGGCAACTCGGGCCAGCGTTGCACTGCGATCAAACGTATTCTGGTTCAGCACTCCGTCGCCGACAGGTTTGTGCCTTTGGTGCTGGAAAAGGCCAAGGCGATCAAGTTTGGTGACCCGCAGGATCCTGAGACACAACTGGGCTGCGTGATCCATGCGCAGGCGGCTGAATTGTTTGAGAACCGCGTCTATCAGGCCGAAAAAGAGGGCGCCAAAATCCTCTATCATCCGGGTCGGCGCGGCGCCTTGTTGCCGCCCATCGTGGTCGATCACGTGCCCCATGACAGCGAATTGGTGATGGAAGAAACCTTTGGCCCGATCATTCCGATCGTGCGGGTGCCTGACGATGATGTTGAGGTGATGGCGATCTCCAACTCGACCGAATTCGGCTTGTCGTCAGGGGTCTGCACCAACGACCTGAACCGGGCGATATCCTATATCAACGGGCTCGACGTGGGCACCTGCAACATCTGGGAACAGCCCGGCTACCGGATTGAGACCTCTCCATTTGGCGGCATCAAAGACAGCGGCAATGCCGTCAAGGAAGGCGTCACCGAGGCGATGAAGTTCTTCACCAACGTCAAGACCTACTCGCTGCCCTGGCCCAATTAA
- a CDS encoding methyl-accepting chemotaxis protein, translating to MSLRSQILLLVTLPLIVLVFIGGLKGSADLDRYRSAQTIQSETHEALTLINLVHFLQVERGQSAALISSQGTVFKNELVKTRLATKASLAKTPASTIGLFPQLTKMNEMRKSVDALTINTPQMAAYYSGVINQILTQVGGQLVLQDNPEIVQIGSGLIALSTAKEAAGVQRAAGATGFGLGRFELPTYQKFAEKGATEAQLLRLASLTLGEYFADLDFAKGLRQSRLQDIRSAVLAAGPNGPVPDLTAQEWFSRATSWLTYLHSVENMIAANMDALAGQQAQSARTALLITITLVLLSVLASTAIGVRLILTFTRQFGALQKDLDKLAHKEFDFEPAFMESKTEIGHLSRAMNITRAALKTAEDRLTSIEQERVADRGAVIGRLDQHLSRLAARDLNCTIDDIFPRDYEQLRESFNTTVATLRTTVEQVVDAADSIRSGAAEISQASDDLSNRTESQAATLEQTAAALEQMTVSVKSSAEGAHSVEIIMDEARQEATNSGEVVQKTVSAMKQIEQSSGRISQIISVIDDIAFQTNLLALNAGVEAARAGEAGRGFAVVASEVRALAQRSSDAATEIKSLINDSARHVENGVDLVGQAGKALGNIVDRVNHISQLVTEIAEGSAEQSTGLGEINIGVTQLDQVTQQNAAMVEQATAAGHLLNDNASKLAAMVAQFKISKNSHRAVSRSNRSSPKANWELEENTTVKPAKVVGLKAGDWQEF from the coding sequence CCCTGCCGCTTATTGTTCTTGTTTTCATAGGAGGTCTGAAAGGGTCCGCCGACTTAGACCGGTACCGCAGTGCCCAAACGATACAGTCAGAAACACATGAGGCCCTTACGCTGATCAACCTTGTGCACTTCCTGCAAGTGGAACGGGGTCAATCAGCCGCTCTGATATCGTCGCAAGGGACTGTTTTCAAAAACGAACTGGTGAAAACCAGACTTGCGACCAAGGCGTCACTGGCCAAGACCCCAGCGTCAACAATTGGCTTGTTCCCTCAACTCACCAAAATGAACGAGATGCGGAAATCTGTTGACGCGCTCACCATCAACACGCCGCAGATGGCAGCTTATTATTCTGGTGTTATCAACCAGATTCTGACCCAGGTTGGCGGCCAGCTGGTTCTGCAGGACAATCCAGAAATTGTGCAAATTGGATCTGGTTTGATTGCATTGAGCACCGCCAAGGAAGCCGCAGGCGTGCAGCGCGCTGCGGGTGCCACAGGTTTTGGACTTGGCCGGTTTGAGCTGCCCACCTATCAAAAATTTGCCGAAAAAGGCGCCACCGAGGCGCAGCTGCTGCGCCTTGCGAGCCTGACACTGGGCGAGTATTTTGCCGATCTGGATTTTGCCAAAGGCCTGCGTCAAAGCCGCCTGCAAGACATCCGCTCAGCAGTGCTGGCGGCTGGGCCAAACGGCCCGGTTCCAGACTTGACGGCACAGGAATGGTTCAGCCGCGCGACAAGCTGGTTGACCTATTTGCACTCTGTTGAAAATATGATCGCCGCCAACATGGACGCATTGGCCGGACAACAGGCCCAGTCCGCCAGAACCGCCCTGCTGATCACTATAACGCTGGTCCTTCTGTCCGTGTTGGCCAGCACCGCAATTGGTGTGCGCCTGATCCTGACATTCACCAGACAATTTGGCGCTTTGCAAAAGGATCTGGACAAGCTGGCGCATAAGGAATTCGACTTTGAACCTGCGTTCATGGAGTCAAAAACCGAAATTGGTCATCTGAGCCGAGCCATGAATATCACCCGCGCGGCGTTGAAGACGGCCGAGGACAGGCTGACCTCTATCGAACAGGAACGGGTGGCAGATCGCGGCGCTGTCATTGGCCGCCTTGACCAGCATCTGTCCCGACTGGCGGCGCGCGATCTGAACTGCACAATCGACGACATCTTCCCACGGGACTATGAACAGCTGCGCGAAAGTTTCAACACAACGGTCGCCACCCTAAGAACCACGGTCGAGCAAGTGGTCGATGCCGCTGACAGCATTCGCAGTGGCGCCGCTGAGATAAGTCAGGCCTCGGACGACCTGTCCAACCGCACCGAAAGCCAGGCCGCAACGCTGGAACAAACCGCCGCTGCACTGGAGCAGATGACCGTCTCGGTGAAATCCTCGGCCGAAGGCGCTCATAGTGTCGAAATCATCATGGATGAGGCCCGTCAGGAGGCTACAAACAGTGGTGAAGTTGTGCAGAAAACCGTTTCGGCGATGAAGCAGATCGAACAATCCTCCGGCCGCATATCGCAGATCATCAGTGTGATTGACGACATTGCCTTTCAGACCAACCTGCTGGCCCTGAATGCCGGTGTCGAAGCGGCCCGCGCCGGCGAGGCAGGCCGGGGCTTTGCCGTTGTCGCCTCTGAGGTGCGCGCCTTGGCGCAACGCTCCTCGGATGCTGCAACCGAGATCAAATCACTGATAAACGACAGCGCGCGCCACGTGGAAAACGGCGTCGATCTGGTCGGTCAGGCGGGCAAGGCGCTGGGGAATATCGTTGATCGGGTCAATCACATTTCACAACTCGTCACCGAAATCGCCGAAGGCTCTGCTGAACAGTCAACCGGTCTGGGCGAGATCAATATTGGCGTCACCCAGCTGGATCAGGTGACCCAGCAAAACGCCGCCATGGTCGAACAGGCAACCGCCGCAGGTCATTTGCTGAACGACAATGCCAGCAAGCTGGCAGCCATGGTGGCCCAGTTCAAAATTAGCAAAAACAGCCACCGAGCCGTCAGCCGATCCAACCGCTCAAGCCCAAAGGCCAACTGGGAGCTAGAGGAAAACACAACAGTCAAGCCCGCCAAAGTGGTCGGATTGAAGGCCGGCGATTGGCAGGAATTCTGA
- a CDS encoding LysR substrate-binding domain-containing protein yields the protein MRHSQLKAFHHVALLGGFSRAAEALHLTQPAISEQVRKLEQQHDVLLFSRDRKRVQLTEAGHQLFLRTKQYFEIELQIHDYLTETSAAVHGTLRIVADSAHHVTDILRLYRQRYPNVTLSLRVGNTEEILEELRAYNAEIGVAGSPSPGKDMDMLDLGATEIIGFASKDLLPAGKTSVTLKELATMPLIFREVGSKTREKLVQEAAKQGITLLPAIEAEGREAGREVVASGAGIGFVSRAEFGSDARLVPLKIDGLNINMSESLVHLSQRRDVKVIRSFMDCARSLQG from the coding sequence ATGCGCCATAGCCAGTTGAAAGCCTTTCACCATGTGGCGCTGTTGGGCGGGTTCTCACGCGCGGCTGAAGCGCTGCACCTGACCCAGCCGGCGATCTCGGAGCAGGTGCGCAAACTGGAGCAGCAGCATGATGTGTTGCTGTTCAGTCGCGACCGCAAGCGAGTGCAATTGACCGAGGCCGGCCACCAGTTGTTCCTGCGGACAAAACAGTATTTCGAGATCGAGCTGCAGATCCATGATTACCTGACTGAAACCAGCGCTGCGGTGCACGGAACCCTGCGCATCGTCGCGGATTCGGCGCATCACGTCACCGATATCCTGCGCCTCTATCGCCAGCGCTATCCCAATGTCACCCTGAGCCTGCGGGTCGGCAATACCGAAGAAATCCTGGAAGAGTTGCGCGCCTATAACGCCGAGATTGGTGTGGCCGGCAGCCCATCGCCGGGCAAGGACATGGATATGCTGGATCTGGGCGCAACCGAGATCATCGGCTTTGCCAGCAAGGATCTGTTGCCAGCGGGCAAGACCTCGGTGACGCTGAAAGAACTGGCGACTATGCCGCTGATTTTTCGCGAGGTTGGCTCAAAGACCCGCGAGAAACTGGTTCAGGAGGCGGCGAAGCAGGGCATCACGCTGCTGCCGGCGATTGAGGCCGAAGGCCGTGAGGCGGGGCGCGAGGTTGTGGCTTCGGGGGCTGGCATTGGCTTTGTCTCAAGGGCGGAATTTGGCAGCGACGCGCGGTTAGTGCCGCTAAAGATTGACGGTTTGAACATCAACATGAGTGAATCTCTGGTGCATCTATCGCAGCGCCGGGATGTCAAAGTCATCCGCTCATTCATGGACTGCGCCCGCAGCCTGCAGGGTTAA